The following are encoded in a window of Fulvia fulva chromosome 7, complete sequence genomic DNA:
- a CDS encoding Serine/threonine-protein kinase tor2, with the protein MSGAYRDTLDPVFNDLRSRHENTRHTAANRLLEHTNAAFRELQPTQFAAYYNEVNSRMVAMILSGNDSNERIGGLYALNALIDFKGDDAAQKVTKFSNYIKRTLEGNDNVAMTVAAKCLGRLATPGGALTAELVEAEVKHALEWLTSERNENRRFAAVLILRELARNSSTLLYMYIPGILVSIWEGLRDQKVVIRETSAEVVSKCFTILSARDPQQRLTCLTRMFEGAQDGFRRGTVECIHGSLLVYKELLIAGGMFMHGTKYKDACERVLIQQYREHRDPTIRRTVVEIFPLLAAYAPKEFCHNYLARSMQHLQTLLKDPKQRNMAFAAIGKIAHAVGSQIAPYLDTILLHIRDALSVKNRTKHSDEAPIFECISMISIAVGQTLSKYMEALLDPIFACGLSDGLTQALVDMAHYIPPVKPTIQEKLLDLLSRTLCGQPFQTLGHPTQGKGLPPIFTKEWRDQKDPQHQEHKDQEIALALHTLGSFDFSGHVLNEFVRDVAIRYVEDDDSTIRKAAALTCCQLFVKDPIVHQTSHHAIQVVSDVIEKLLTVGVADPHPDIRQTVLTSLDARFDRHLAKAENVRTLFLALNDEKFSIREAAMTIIGRLTAVNPAYVFPSLRKVLIQLLTEIEYSNNPNNKRESAQLISHLVTASSKLIKPYVDPMVTVLLPKAEDSNADVAATTLKAIGDLASVGGDEMVKYIPELMKIILRSLQDLASPKKREAALCTLGQLASNSGYVIDPFLDHPDLLTILVNIVKNEPPGDLRRETIRLMGILGALDPYKHQQVIEESPESNLRAEAEAESDVTLIMKGITPSNEDYYPTVVINTLMNMLKEDTLKQYHSGVVEAVMNIYATMGMKCVPFLGTVVPGIVGVLKDASSDNRLEGYFNQLSLLVKIVRQHIRPHLKVILGAISDHWYKSTQLQATILSLIESIARSLEGEFKVYLADVLPLMLGVLDADNRTEAGRAACQRVLHAFLVFGASAEEYMHLIIPVIVRMFDTTDGRFRHRDVRRAALETVGRLSKQVNISEFAAKIIHPLSRVLQGNDATLKPVAMESLCALVFQLGQDYLHFVPTIEKVLQQQRINNTAYNLIITKLKKHEALPQDLSPDERYGDEDDDQYPTEIATKKLAVNQQHLKNAWEANQKSTKEDWVEWMRRFSVELLRESPQQALRACTNLASIYAPLARSLFNSAFVSCWTELYDQYQEELVRSIETALTSPAIPPEILQILLNLAEFMEHDDKALPIDVRTLGMYAGKCHAFAKALHYKELEFNAEQNASAVEALISINNQLQQTDAAFGILRKAQGYNDVDLKETWFEKLQRWEEALMAYQAREENEGGPHHASFEVIMGKMRCLHALGEWDTLSQIAQDKWGSASPENKRHIAPLAAAAAWGMGQWDIMDDYLGAMKAHTPDRSFFGAILAIHRNHFDDAHMHINKARDGLDTELSALLGESYTRAYSVIVRVQMLAELEEIISYKQHSNDPDKQERMRATWTKRLRGCQRNVEVWQRNLKVRALVITPQENVEMYIKFASICRKAGRNGLAEKSLNSLLGSSGSIGTLLSDPENWSKVKSAPYPVQYATFKFLWSNDQHDAALSALREFTGRLKSEYQERNAAAMAAAPTINGAGHVSLLNNSANGVSGLHSNGPFGPANSHQISPREKAELDEWKMLLARCYLKQGDWQVKLHGGDWSSDHVQDVLQAYYSATKYNENWYKAWHAWALSNFEVVTSMTAAEGRDQADVPQYVVSEHVVPAVKGFFKSIALSSTSSLQDTLRLLTLWFAHGAHQEVTHAVVQGIATVSVDTWLEVIPQLIARINQPNRLVRESIHNLLVDIGRAHPQALVYPLTVSMKSDVTGRSRSAGRIMEAMRQHSPKLVEQASLVSHELIRIAVLWHEQWHEGLEEASRLYFGDHNIQGMLATLEPLHEMLRKGPETLREISFIQSFGRDLNEARDWCEAYKSTNEIGDLNQAWDLYYGVFKRIARQLPQLMSLELQYVSPELKNAHDLVMAIPGTYQSGKPVISIQSFDPVATVISSKQRPRKLTMRGSDGVKYDFIIKGHEDIRQDERVMQLFGLVNTLLSTDPECLKRHLNIQRYACIPLSTSAGLLGWVPNSDTLHVLIREYRESRKILLNIEHRIMLQMAPDYDNLTLMQKVEVFGYALDNTTGQDLYRVLWLKSKSSEAWLDRRTNYTRSLGVMSMVGYILGLGDRHPSNLMLDRITGKIVHIDFGDCFEVAMHREKYPERVPFRLTRMLTFAMEVSNIEGSFRTTCEHVMRLLRGNKESLMAVLEAFIHDPLLTWRLGTRESPPEPSFPSERRTSIMGAPGADPVTARRPSVMGGDPNAPPGDRPNNSYRPNRRVSTIPGLNGHHDPAEKEVQNARALQVLSRVKEKLTGRDFKKETELTIIEQVERLLSEATNLENLCQHYIGWCSFW; encoded by the coding sequence ATGTCGGGAGCGTACAGAGACACGCTGGACCCAGTCTTCAACGACCTGAGGAGCCGCCACGAGAACACGCGACATACGGCGGCGAATCGCCTGCTCGAACACACGAATGCTGCCTTTAGGGAACTGCAGCCGACGCAGTTCGCCGCCTACTACAATGAAGTCAACTCGCGCATGGTCGCCATGATCCTCAGTGGGAACGATAGCAACGAACGCATCGGAGGATTGTATGCCCTGAACGCCTTGATCGACTTCAAGGGCGACGATGCGGCGCAGAAGGTCACCAAGTTCAGCAACTACATCAAGAGGACGCTGGAGGGCAACGACAATGTGGCCATGACCGTGGCTGCCAAGTGCTTGGGACGACTAGCCACACCTGGAGGAGCGTTGACTGCTGAGCTGGTGGAGGCCGAGGTGAAGCACGCGCTGGAATGGCTCACCTCGGAGCGGAACGAGAACAGACGCTTCGCCGCGGTCCTCATTCTGCGAGAGCTGGCGCGCAACAGCTCGACGCTGCTCTACATGTACATCCCCGGCATACTGGTCAGCATTTGGGAAGGCCTGAGAGATCAAAAGGTCGTCATACGAGAGACATCTGCTGAGGTCGTCTCCAAATGCTTCACCATCCTGTCAGCTCGCGACCCACAGCAGCGACTGACATGTCTGACCCGCATGTTCGAAGGTGCTCAGGACGGCTTCCGACGAGGTACTGTGGAGTGCATACATGGGTCCCTGCTGGTGTACAAGGAGTTGCTTATAGCAGGAGGCATGTTCATGCACGGCACCAAGTACAAGGATGCATGCGAGCGCGTCCTCATACAGCAGTATCGCGAACACAGAGATCCCACCATTCGCCGGACGGTGGTCGAGATTTTTCCACTCCTCGCTGCCTACGCACCCAAAGAGTTTTGCCACAACTACCTCGCACGTTCTATGCAGCATCTGCAGACTCTTCTCAAGGACCCGAAGCAGAGAAATATGGCCTTTGCTGCCATTGGTAAGATTGCCCACGCAGTAGGATCACAGATCGCACCATATCTTGATACCATCCTTTTGCACATCCGCGATGCTCTGTCAGTCAAGAATCGCACGAAGCATTCCGATGAGGCGCCTATTTTCGAATGCATCAGCATGATTTCGATAGCGGTCGGGCAGACGTTGAGCAAGTACATGGAAGCACTGCTAGATCCCATCTTTGCGTGCGGTCTGTCCGATGGCTTGACGCAGGCCCTGGTCGATATGGCTCACTACATTCCGCCTGTCAAGCCTACCATTCAGGAGAAGCTTCTCGACCTTCTCAGTCGTACACTGTGTGGGCAGCCTTTTCAGACATTGGGACATCCCACGCAGGGCAAGGGCTTGCCTCCCATCTTCACGAAGGAGTGGCGCGATCAAAAGGACCCACAGCACCAGGAGCACAAGGACCAGGAGATTGCATTGGCTCTACACACGCTCGGCTCATTTGACTTCAGCGGCCACGTACTGAACGAATTCGTGCGAGATGTTGCCATCCGATATGTGGAGGACGACGATTCGACAATTCGCAAAGCCGCTGCACTGACCTGCTGTCAGCTGTTTGTGAAGGACCCCATCGTACATCAGACCAGCCACCACGCCATACAAGTCGTGTCCGACGTTATCGAAAAGCTTCTCACGGTCGGCGTGGCAGATCCACACCCAGACATCCGTCAGACTGTGCTTACCAGTCTCGATGCACGCTTCGACAGGCACCTGGCCAAAGCTGAGAACGTTCGAACACTTTTCCTAGCCTTGAACGACGAGAAGTTCTCGATTCGAGAAGCAGCCATGACGATCATCGGTCGTTTGACTGCTGTCAATCCTGCTTACGTCTTTCCTTCGCTCCGTAAGGTGCTTATCCAGCTACTGACTGAGATTGAGTATTCCAATAACCCGAATAACAAGCGGGAATCGGCACAGCTCATCAGTCATCTGGTTACTGCAAGCAGCAAGCTTATCAAGCCCTACGTCGATCCCATGGTCACGGTCCTCCTTCCCAAAGCCGAGGACAGTAATGCCGATGTTGCTGCCACTACACTGAAAGCCATTGGCGATCTTGCAAGCGTTGGCGGGGATGAAATGGTCAAGTACATCCCAGAGCTCATGAAGATCATCCTGCGCAGTCTTCAGGACTTGGCCTCACCCAAGAAGCGAGAAGCAGCATTGTGTACTCTTGGACAGCTTGCCAGCAACAGCGGCTATGTCATCGACCCCTTCCTGGACCATCCTGACTTGTTGACTATCCTCGTGAACATCGTCAAGAATGAGCCACCTGGCGACTTGAGGCGCGAGACCATTCGCCTGATGGGTATACTCGGAGCACTGGATCCCTACAAGCACCAACAAGTCATTGAAGAGTCCCCAGAATCGAATCTAAGAGCCGAGGCCGAGGCTGAGTCGGATGTTACTCTGATCATGAAAGGCATCACGCCGAGCAATGAGGACTACTATCCGACTGTCGTCATCAACACTCTCATGAACATGCTGAAGGAGGATACTCTCAAGCAATATCACTCTGGCGTGGTAGAGGCAGTCATGAACATATACGCCACTATGGGGATGAAGTGCGTGCCCTTCCTGGGTACAGTTGTTCCTGGCATTGTCGGCGTGCTGAAAGATGCCTCATCGGACAACCGCCTCGAGGGCTACTTCAATCAGCTTAGTCTACTGGTCAAGATCGTTCGACAGCACATTCGCCCCCACCTCAAAGTCATTCTCGGCGCCATCAGCGATCACTGGTATAAGAGCACTCAGCTGCAAGCCACGATACTCAGTTTGATCGAGAGCATAGCTAGAAGCTTGGAAGGCGAATTCAAGGTGTACCTGGCGGACGTTCTACCTCTTATGCTGGGAGTTCTTGATGCCGACAACCGCACAGAAGCAGGCCGCGCGGCTTGCCAGCGAGTTCTTCACGCCTTTCTGGTCTTCGGTGCCAGCGCCGAAGAGTACATGCATCTCATCATACCGGTCATTGTACGTATGTTTGACACCACAGACGGCCGATTCCGACACAGAGATGTGCGAAGAGCAGCGCTCGAGACCGTTGGTCGCTTGAGCAAGCAGGTCAATATCTCCGAGTTCGCCGCAAAGATCATCCACCCGTTGTCGCGTGTGCTGCAAGGCAACGATGCAACACTGAAGCCGGTCGCTATGGAGTCACTGTGCGCACTGGTCTTCCAGCTAGGCCAGGACTATCTGCATTTTGTGCCAACCATCGAGAAGGTCTTACAGCAGCAGCGCATCAACAACACGGCATACAACCTCATCATCACCAAGCTCAAGAAGCACGAAGCACTACCGCAGGACCTGAGTCCGGATGAGCGCTACGGGGATGAGGATGACGATCAATATCCTACCGAGATTGCCACCAAGAAGCTCGCCGTCAACCAGCAGCATCTAAAGAATGCTTGGGAGGCGAATCAGAAATCGACCAAGGAGGATTGGGTGGAGTGGATGCGACGCTTCTCGGTCGAGTTGCTGAGGGAAAGCCCACAGCAGGCGCTCAGGGCCTGCACGAACCTGGCAAGCATCTATGCCCCATTGGCGCGTAGTCTGTTCAACAGTGCCTTCGTGAGCTGCTGGACAGAGCTTTACGATCAGTACCAAGAAGAGCTCGTCCGCTCGATCGAGACTGCACTTACTAGCCCTGCCATTCCTCCCGAGATTCTGCAGATTCTACTCAACCTAGCAGAGTTCATGGAGCATGATGACAAGGCACTACCCATCGACGTCCGAACTCTTGGAATGTATGCCGGCAAGTGCCATGCATTTGCTAAAGCTCTTCATTACAAAGAGCTGGAGTTCAACGCCGAGCAGAATGCAAGTGCGGTAGAGGCTCTGATCTCCATCAACAACCAACTCCAGCAGACTGATGCAGCGTTTGGCATCCTTAGAAAGGCGCAAGGCTACAACGACGTCGATCTGAAGGAGACTTGGTTCGAGAAGCTACAACGTTGGGAAGAGGCCCTTATGGCCTACCAAGCTCGTGAAGAGAACGAGGGAGGACCGCACCACGCCTCCTTCGAGGTCATCATGGGCAAGATGCGTTGTCTACATGCTCTAGGAGAATGGGATACCTTGTCTCAGATCGCGCAGGACAAGTGGGGCTCTGCATCGCCCGAGAACAAGCGACACATAGCTCCACTGGCTGCAGCCGCTGCCTGGGGCATGGGGCAATGGGACATCATGGACGATTATCTTGGCGCCATGAAGGCTCATACTCCTGATCGAAGCTTTTTCGGTGCTATTCTCGCCATCCACAGGAATCACTTCGACGATGCTCACATGCACATCAACAAGGCGCGAGACGGACTAGACACTGAACTGAGCGCTTTGCTTGGCGAAAGCTATACTCGTGCATATAGCGTCATTGTGCGCGTGCAGATGCTGGCCGAGCTGGAGGAAATCATTTCCTACAAGCAGCATTCCAACGACCCCGACAAGCAAGAACGCATGCGGGCGACCTGGACAAAGCGTCTACGCGGCTGCCAGCGTAATGTCGAGGTATGGCAGCGCAACCTCAAGGTCCGCGCCCTGGTCATCACACCCCAAGAAAATGTCGAGATGTACATCAAGTTCGCATCGATTTGCCGAAAAGCCGGACGAAACGGTCTTGCCGAGAAGAGCTTGAACAGTTTGCTTGGCAGCTCAGGAAGCATAGGAACCCTCCTGTCTGACCCAGAGAACTGGAGCAAGGTCAAGAGTGCACCGTACCCTGTCCAGTATGCTACTTTCAAGTTCCTCTGGAGTAACGACCAGCATGACGCAGCGCTTTCTGCACTGCGTGAGTTCACTGGCCGCCTCAAGAGTGAATATCAGGAGCGCAACGCCGCTGCTATGGCTGCAGCACCAACTATCAATGGCGCCGGACATGTTTCGCTTCTCAACAACAGCGCTAATGGTGTGAGTGGTCTGCATAGCAATGGACCGTTCGGACCTGCCAACAGCCACCAGATCTCACCAAGGGAGAAGGCTGAGCTGGATGAGTGGAAGATGCTACTTGCGCGTTGCTACCTCAAGCAAGGTGACTGGCAGGTCAAGCTTCATGGCGGCGATTGGTCTTCTGATCACGTTCAAGACGTACTCCAGGCGTACTATTCTGCCACCAAATACAACGAGAACTGGTACAAGGCATGGCATGCTTGGGCTCTTTCCAACTTCGAAGTCGTTACTTCGATGACTGCAGCCGAGGGCAGAGATCAAGCAGATGTGCCGCAATACGTCGTGTCAGAACATGTGGTGCCGGCCGTCAAGGGTTTCTTCAAGAGCATTGCTTTAAGCTCGACGAGCTCGTTGCAAGACACATTGCGTCTGCTGACTCTATGGTTTGCTCATGGCGCTCACCAAGAAGTCACACACGCTGTCGTTCAAGGTATTGCAACCGTCAGTGTGGATACATGGCTCGAGGTCATCCCTCAGTTGATTGCTAGAATCAATCAGCCGAATCGGCTGGTCCGCGAGAGTATTCACAACTTGCTTGTCGATATAGGACGGGCACATCCTCAAGCTTTGGTCTATCCGTTGACTGTTAGCATGAAGAGCGATGTGACTGGTCGTAGTAGGTCTGCGGGTCGCATCATGGAGGCAATGAGGCAGCATTCTCCGAAGCTAGTTGAGCAAGCCAGTCTGGTCAGTCATGAGCTTATCAGGATCGCGGTTCTCTGGCACGAGCAGTGGCACGAAGGTCTCGAGGAGGCGTCTCGACTGTATTTTGGCGATCACAACATCCAAGGCATGCTTGCCACGCTCGAACCTCTGCATGAGATGTTGCGCAAAGGTCCGGAAACACTTCGCGAGATCTCCTTCATCCAGTCATTCGGCCGTGACCTCAACGAAGCTAGGGATTGGTGTGAGGCATACAAGAGCACGAATGAGATTGGCGACCTCAATCAGGCGTGGGACCTGTACTATGGCGTGTTCAAGAGGATTGCACGGCAGCTCCCACAGCTGATGAGTCTCGAGCTCCAGTACGTTTCACCAGAGCTCAAGAATGCTCACGACCTGGTTATGGCCATTCCCGGGACATACCAATCTGGAAAGCCTGTGATCAGCATCCAGAGCTTTGATCCTGTTGCAACCGTCATCTCGTCCAAGCAGCGGCCTCGTAAATTGACGATGCGAGGTAGTGATGGCGTCAAGTACGACTTCATCATCAAGGGACACGAGGACATCCGACAGGATGAGAGAGTCATGCAGCTCTTTGGCCTTGTCAACACCTTGCTCTCCACAGACCCAGAGTGTCTCAAGCGCCATCTTAACATTCAACGCTACGCTTGCATTCCTCTGTCAACATCGGCTGGTCTGCTCGGATGGGTGCCAAACTCCGATACACTGCACGTGCTGATCAGGGAATACCGCGAGAGTCGCAAGATTCTGCTCAACATTGAACATCGGATCATGTTGCAGATGGCTCCTGACTACGATAACCTCACACTAATGCAGAAGGTCGAAGTCTTTGGCTACGCACTCGACAACACCACCGGCCAGGATTTGTACCGAGTCTTATGGCTGAAGAGCAAGTCTTCTGAAGCATGGCTGGACCGCAGGACCAACTACACACGCTCCCTAGGTGTCATGTCCATGGTCGGCTACATTCTTGGTCTCGGTGATCGTCACCCCAGCAATCTCATGCTCGACCGCATCACTGGCAAGATCGTGCACATCGATTTCGGTGACTGTTTCGAGGTCGCCATGCATCGCGAGAAGTACCCTGAGCGTGTTCCGTTCCGTCTGACTCGAATGTTGACCTTCGCCATGGAGGTTAGTAACATCGAAGGCTCCTTCAGGACAACCTGCGAGCACGTCATGCGCCTTCTTCGCGGCAACAAAGAGAGCTTGATGGCTGTGCTGGAAGCCTTCATCCACGATCCACTTCTGACGTGGCGCCTCGGCACCCGCGAGTCACCTCCAGAGCCCTCCTTCCCATCTGAACGCCGCACATCTATCATGGGAGCCCCCGGAGCCGATCCTGTCACGGCACGTCGTCCTTCGGTCATGGGCGGCGATCCGAATGCTCCACCAGGAGACAGACCGAACAATTCATACCGACCGAATCGCCGCGTCAGCACGATTCCCGGCCTCAATGGACACCATGACCCGGCCGAGAAAGAAGTGCAGAACGCTCGTGCGCTACAGGTCCTCAGCAGAGTGAAAGAGAAGCTGACTGGACGCGACTTCAAGAAGGAGACCGAGCTCACTATTATCGAACAAGTGGAGCGACTTCTTAGCGAAGCGACCAATCTGGAGAACCTGTGCCAGCACTACATAGGATGGTGCAGCTTCTGGTAG
- a CDS encoding U2 snRNP-associated SURP motif-containing protein, translating into MADEERAAPAEFPDVREKLAAPKKLSAFEKERLAAQEKKRREAAENEKALREFQDSLGGDEEDEDAFDGFPRFNKPPAAPQGGFGGLPSRYGASGPRSGPGCLGPVAGVVPPNLKRKRALDEMREAQEARREQEDLAAFASRNAARPAQDSRDTRDRDEEMEQEVAPRPTVQLSSLPPMTREEDVKALLGPYLQVHSVRLQPPPRTEYGAKRSLTAIAELSSETSTTHIDAAVSALKDKYLSAGFYLSISRHLLSTSWHGNLPSVPAATSAEPFGAQKVNKDQPARFNMRNAPPPSDFAPPDSYDAPARPAISANATIHVQPPVDIATLRAAHTIVDRLLSEPDASRALEIEAMLMSLPEVQDDERFAFLYNSRSTAGVYYRFLLWGDGDGYDSIQARKRAAQGPERILDDVIIDWVPPHEEVPFADLSSLGEVIDHSNYESSEEDSDDEERRHFNQSGREGQGPPPPTERKHLTPLQVAKFAWLLSRMPSSHTKLRKAEVGAVTSFAINNAGAGAEEIVDMLVLNVEKPFTSTQCARFEKEDVNQDEDDMYEPDEELPTLETTSAPDAGKTGEEKDDPSLAKLVALYLINDVLHNSSTAGVRNAWKYRQLFENAFKRQKTFEHLGQLEKDLGWGRFRAEQWRGRIRGLFEVWEKGSVFASDVFEQLKKNFFEQPVQQDEEAEKAAADSKKLEEKRMARFKRVDGTGTPADSESPAPAAASSNVDGEPLEDLDGAPMDDLDGIPMDDLDGAPLEDLDGLPASDARMTDAPPAKANPSTAPQAQDTKGGISLKSSSGAKPPATGPKRRKLAEDMFADSDEE; encoded by the coding sequence ATGGCCGACGAGGAACGAGCTGCGCCGGCAGAGTTTCCAGACGTGCGGGAGAAGCTAGCAGCACCCAAGAAATTGTCGGCTTTCGAGAAGGAGCGTCTGGCAGCGCAGGAAAAGAAACGACGGGAAGCGGCCGAGAATGAAAAAGCCCTTCGAGAATTCCAGGACTCGTTGGGTGGAGATGAAGAGGATGAAGACGCGTTCGATGGCTTCCCGCGCTTCAACAAGCCTCCTGCTGCACCACAAGGAGGATTTGGGGGACTGCCCAGCAGATATGGAGCGTCAGGACCGAGAAGTGGACCGGGCTGTTTGGGACCAGTCGCTGGTGTCGTCCCTCCCAATCTGAAAAGAAAGCGTGCGCTGGATGAGATGCGCGAGGCTCAGGAAGCGAGGCGAGAGCAAGAAGATCTGGCTGCATTTGCTAGTAGAAATGCGGCGCGGCCGGCCCAAGACTCGCGAGACACGCGCGACAGAGATGAGGAAATGGAGCAAGAGGTCGCACCGAGGCCGACAGTGCAGCTCTCGTCTCTCCCACCCATGACACGAGAGGAAGATGTCAAAGCGCTGCTCGGGCCATATCTGCAGGTGCACTCGGTGCGGCTGCAACCACCTCCCAGGACAGAGTACGGCGCGAAAAGGTCGCTCACCGCCATTGCTGAGCTATCATCTGAGACGTCCACCACGCATATCGATGCAGCTGTGAGTGCGTTGAAGGACAAGTATCTTAGCGCCGGCTTTTATCTGTCCATCTCTCGCCACCTCCTTTCGACTTCGTGGCACGGTAATTTGCCTTCTGTGCCAGCAGCAACATCTGCGGAGCCATTTGGAGCGCAGAAGGTCAACAAAGATCAGCCAGCTCGGTTCAACATGCGCAATGCGCCGCCGCCATCCGACTTTGCACCTCCAGACTCTTATGATGCTCCAGCCAGACCGGCAATATCGGCAAATGCCACAATTCACGTGCAGCCGCCAGTAGACATTGCGACCTTGCGGGCTGCACACACGATCGTTGACCGCTTACTCTCGGAGCCGGATGCTTCTCGAGCTTTGGAGATTGAGGCAATGCTGATGTCGCTGCCTGAAGTGCAAGACGATGAGCGTTTCGCGTTCCTCTACAACTCGAGGAGCACAGCTGGAGTATACTACCGCTTCTTGCTTTGGGGTGATGGCGATGGGTATGACTCCATACAGGCTCGCAAGCGTGCTGCACAAGGACCTGAGCGAATCCTCGACGACGTCATCATTGACTGGGTACCACCGCATGAAGAAGTGCCTTTTGCTGATCTGTCCAGCCTTGGCGAAGTCATCGATCACTCTAACTATGAGTCGAGCGAAGAGGACAGTGACGACGAGGAACGACGGCACTTCAATCAGAGTGGTCGTGAAGGGCAAGGTCCGCCGCCGCCAACTGAAAGGAAGCATCTCACGCCGTTACAAGTCGCCAAGTTCGCATGGCTGTTGTCCAGAATGCCCTCGTCTCACACCAAATTACGCAAGGCCGAAGTAGGCGCAGTCACATCCTTTGCCATCAACAATGCAGGTGCAGGTGCTGAGGAGATCGTGGACATGCTTGTACTGAATGTCGAGAAGCCGTTCACTTCAACCCAGTGCGCGCGCTTTGAGAAAGAGGATGTGAACCAAGATGAAGACGATATGTATGAGCCAGACGAGGAGTTACCGACATTGGAGACGACCTCTGCGCCTGATGCTGGCAAGACCGGAGAGGAGAAGGATGATCCTTCGTTGGCGAAGCTCGTTGCATTATACCTAATTAACGATGTCTTACATAACTCATCCACAGCAGGAGTACGCAATGCGTGGAAGTATAGGCAACTCTTCGAGAACGCCTTCAAGCGGCAGAAGACATTCGAGCATCTTGGCCAGCTCGAAAAGGACCTCGGTTGGGGACGATTCAGAGCTGAGCAATGGCGAGGCAGGATACGTGGGCTGTTTGAGGTGTGGGAAAAGGGTAGTGTCTTCGCCAGTGATGTCTTCGAGCAGCTCAAGAAGAACTTCTTTGAGCAGCCGGTGCAGCAGGACGAGGAGGCAGAGAAAGCAGCGGCAGACAGCAAGAAGCTTGAAGAGAAGCGTATGGCACGGTTCAAGAGAGTGGATGGAACAGGCACTCCTGCAGATTCAGAATCTCCTGCTCCAGCAGCAGCCTCATCAAATGTGGATGGTGAACCTTTAGAAGACCTGGACGGTGCTCCGATGGACGATCTAGACGGCATACCGATGGACGACCTTGACGGTGCTCCACTTGAAGACCTAGATGGACTACCCGCAAGTGATGCGCGGATGACAGATGCGCCACCTGCCAAAGCGAACCCTTCGACTGCACCTCAGGCGCAAGACACGAAAGGCGGCATCTCACTGAAGTCCAGCAGCGGCGCCAAACCGCCTGCAACTGGACCGAAGCGAAGGAAGCTAGCAGAGGATATGTTTGCGGACAGCGATGAGGAGTAG
- a CDS encoding FAD-dependent monooxygenase OpS4, which translates to MHKPAPHHSQAFALSHPASKFSVNDHENTPLTPTPCTPTMSPPPPPPPSPLTITIIGAGIAGLTLALTLRRLSPQHHIHLLEKQPQLQETGNALLISPNASRILLRLGWDPSTARANDCNGMVAMNATGEVVLDKDMRIVAEKYGSPWLLAHRRDLHDELRRLVLEPEAKGKGRPGVLELGVRVREIDVESGRVVLEDGRVLQGDVVVGADGNRSFCRRYVEPEAKLYGFGKDCYRWLVDRDVLAKDPGLKDLEVLKREGYFAEIGGERERIVMYPCRGNTTYNMAVFVPTAEDEAERGDSHTHWDQEGSKKQMEQALAGFSPTARRLVASAGDDLKVWPLLDMNHLKRWTEGRLALIGDAAHPFLPFLGQGAAQAIEDAASLGLLLADALAAEDVPGTLRMLDEIRRERIDWIREQGRINGADAAERPPREFMIRVMDACFSYNVWSDTEKKLEASRGVSTTALNTENNLMGHRVSTTV; encoded by the exons ATGCACAAGCCTGCGCCCCATCACTCTCAAGCCTTTGCCCTATCACACCCAGCCAGCAAGTTCAGTGTCAACGACCACGAAAACACTCCATTGACTCCAACCCCTTGCACTCCGACCATgtcaccaccaccaccaccaccaccatcACCACTCACCATAACAATAATAGGCGCCGGCATAGCCGGCCTAACCCTCGCCCTAACCCTCCGCCGCCTCAGCCCCCAACACCACATCCACCTCCTCGAAAAACAACCCCAACTCCAAGAAACCGGCAACGCCCTCTTGATCTCCCCCAACGCCTCCCGGATCCTGCTCCGTCTAGGCTGGGATCCCTCCACGGCCAGGGCCAACGACTGCAATGGCATGGTAGCCATGAATGCTACCGGCGAGGTCGTGCTAGATAAGGACATGAGGATTGTGGCGGAGAAGTATGGAAGTCCGTGGTTGCTTGCGCATAGGCGGGATTTGCATGATGAGTTGAGGCGGTTGGTGCTTGAGCCGGAGGCGAAAGGGAAGGGAAGGCCGGGAGTGTTGGAGTTGGGGGTGAGGGTAAGGGAGATTGATGTGGAGAGTGGCAGAGTTGTGTTGGAGGATGGGAGGGTGCTGCAGGGTGATGTGGTGGTGGGGGCGGATGGGAATAGGAGTTTTTGTAGGCGGTATGTTGAGCCTGAGGCGAAGCTGTATGGGTTTGGGAAGGACTGTTATAGGTGGCTTGTAGATCGGGATGTGCTGGCTAAGGATCCGGGACTGAAGGATCTAGAGGTCTTGAAGAGGGAGGGCTATTTCGCTGAGATTGGGGGCGAGAGGGAGAGGATCGTGATGTATCCGTGTCGGGGAAACACGACGTATAACATGGCAGTATTTGTGCCGACTGCAGAGGACGAGGCGGAGAGGGGCGACTCGCATACGCATTGGGATCAAGAGGGGAGTAAAAAGCAGATGGAGCAGGCACTCGCAGGGTTTTCCCCGACTGCGAGGAGACTTGTGGCAAGTGCGGGTGATGATCTAAAGGTATGGCCGCTGCTCGACATGAACCATCTCAAGCGCTGGACGGAGGGAAGGTTGGCCTTGATTGGAGATGCTGCTCATCCGTTCTTGCCAT TTCTTGGCCAAGGCGCCGCGCAGGCTATCGAGGATGCTGCCTCGCTGGGCTTGCTGCTGGCTGATGCGTTAGCTGCTGAGGACGTACCTGGAACGCTGAGGATGTTGGACGAGATTCGGCGAGAAAGGATCGACTGGATCCGCGAGCAGGGCAGGATCAATGGCGCAGACGCCGCTGAAAGACCTCCAC GTGAATTTATGATCCGGGTCATGGATGCTTGCTTCTCATATAACGTGTGGTCGGATACAGAGAAGAAACTCGAGGCGAGTCGAGGTGTCTCCACAACAGCGTTGAATACGGAGAATAATTTGATGGGCCATCGTGTTTCCACGACCGTGTAA